TCGCCGGCCTCGAAGAAATCTTTCATCAGGCGGATGAACTTACTGCGCTCCTCCAGCATGGGGAAGTGGCGCGCCACATCAAAGTGGATCACCCGCGTGTTATAGCGCTCCGGATGGATCAGCGATTCGTCCAGCGGCTTGACCATGGGGTCTTTGCGGCCGTAGACCAGGAGCACCGGCATATCGAGCAGGGAAAGGGCGGCCGGGATGTCCACGTCCTCCAGCGCATCCAGGGTTTGCTCGACGACCTGTGGGTCGGTCTTGGCCAGCTCGCCGGCCAGCTCCGGGTACTCGTTCCAGCGGTATCCGAATAGGCCGAACAGGCCTTTGCCGCCGCTGACCAGCGCCTTGCGGTTGAGCATGGCCGGCGCGATGGGGAGGCTGACCGCCATGAAGCGTTCGATGCGCTGTGGAAAAAGGCCGGCGAAGCGCGCCCCCACCACGGCCCCCAGCCCGTGCGCGATGAGGCTGAAGCGCCAGATACCCATGTCCTCCAGGAAGGCGTCCAACTGCATCACGAAATCGTTGAGGTCGGAGTAGGGCGGCCGGCGCTCCGTATCCCCGAACCCCCAGAAGTCGAAGGCGTAACAGCGACAGCGGCTGGACAGCTCCTCCATGGTGTGCATCCAATAGCGCCATGAGCCGAGCCAGCCGTGCAGAAAGACGACCGGCTTGCCGCGTCCCACCGCCTCGTAATGTACGAGTTTGCCGTCTATGACGATTGCGCTCATGGCGTCCCAGCCATTTCCCGATAGGCCGGCTTATGCGGCCGGCGAACCCAGTTTCGCCAGCAAATCCTTGACCTGTTGGAGCAGTTCATCCGGCGCGAAAGGCTTCAGGATATAAGCCACCGCCCCCAGCTCCATCCCCCGCTGGATCTCGGCGGCCTGCCCCTTGGCCGAGAGAAACACGATGGGGATATCCCGCGTCTCCGGATACGTCTTGAGCTTCTCGCAGGCCTCGAAGCCCGTCATGCGGGGCATGCGCACATCCATCAGGATGAGGCGCGGTTGGAGGGCGCGCGCTTTGGCGATGCCGCTTTCCCCATCGTTGGCCTCCTCGACGTTCAGCCCGCCGAAGCGCAGGGTGAAGGCGATCAGCTCGCGGATGTCCCGTTCGTCCTCGACCACCAGAATCACGTCGCTCATGATGTCCCCTCCATGTGCCCCTTGTCCGCGGGGGATGTCAGGCTCTGCGCCGGCGGCTTTACCACCACATCGCGCACCGGCAGGGTGAACGTAAACGTACTGCCCCGCCCCGGCTCGCTCTCCACCCAGATGCGGCCGCCGTGCATCTCCACGAACGACTTCACGATGGCCAGCCCGAGACCAGTGCCCTGGCACTGCTGGACGCGCTCCGACTCGCCCCGGTAAAAGCGGTCGAAGATCTTGCCCAGGTCTTCCTTCGGAATGCCGATGCCGGTGTCCGCCACCTCCACCACCACGGCGGATTCCACCGGGCGAGCGCGGATGTCCACGCGTCCGCCGGCGTCCGTGTACAGTATCGCGTTCCCGACCAGGTTCACCAGCACCTGGGTCAGGCGGTCTTTATCCGCCATGGTGAGCGGCAGGTCCTCATCCACATGGGCTTCCAGGGTCAGGCCGTTCTGCGCCGCCTGGCCGGCCATGGAAGCGGCCACCGAGCGGATCAGCTCACCCAGGTCCACCGGCGTCATGTTCAGCTCGATGCGCCCCGTCTCAATGCGGCTGATGTCCAGCAGGTCGTTGATCAGAGACGTCAACCGGTTGGCGTTCTCCTGGATGATCTTCAGGAAGCGCTGTTGTGTCTCGTTCAGCTCTCCCACCGCGCCCATGACCAGCAGGTCGGTGTACCCTTTGATGGAGGTCATGGGGGTGCGCAGTTCGTGGGAGACCGTCGAGACGAACTCGCTCTTGGCGCGGTCGGCCTCCACCTCGCGGGTGATATCGCGCAGGACCGTGACCAGGCCCAATAGTTCGCCCTGTTCGGTGAGCACCGGGGCGATGTTGGTGCTGATAATGCGCCCGCCGATCTCCAGTTGGGTCTGCACCACCTGCGGGGGCTGGCCGGCCTTCAGCATGGCGTTCACCGAATCGATAGCCCTCTGCCGGCCTTCCGGCTCCGCCGCGGCGAAGAAGTTACGCACGTCCTGCCCCAACGCCGTCTCGGCCCGCGCTTCCAGGATGCGCTCCGCCGCGCTGTTCATCAGGATCACCCGCCCATGCACATCGTTCACCAGCACGCCGTCAGCGATGGAGCGCAGGATGGCCTCGTTGCGCGAGGCCTCTTCCCTCTGCTGGCGCCACATCGTGCCCAGACGTTCGGCTTGTTCGGTGATGAGGCGGTACAGCGTGGCGTTGTTAATGGCGGAGGCCACCTGGGATGCCGCCGCCGTCACCAGCGTCAAATGGCCGTCGTTGAAGTAATCCAGTTGGTCATGGAACAGGAAGAGCGCGCCCAGGACATCCTCGCCGGCCTGCAGGGGGACCGCCAGCGCGCTGCGCGGCGGGTTCGGCGTCCCCTCCAGATGCACCCAGCGCTCATCGCGCGTCGTGTCGGGCACGATGGTGGGCTTGCGCTGAGTGATGACCCAGCCGGCCAGCCCCTGGTCGCGCCGCAGTTGGGTGACCTGGCCCTCGCGCGGGATGGGGGTCGGCCGGCCGATGGCCGCCCGGATGACCAGGTACGGGGTGCGCTCGTCCGTCAGCAGGATAAGCCCCTCGGTGGCGCCCACTGCTTCCTGCAGGAGCTTGAGCGCCTGATGCATGACGCGGTGCAGGTCCAGGCTGGAGCTCAGCTCGCGGGCGATGCGGTAGAGCGCCTGCACGCGGTCGCGTTCCCTCCGCAGTTCGCGGGTGCGCTCCTCCACGCGCAGTTCCAACTGCCGGCTGAACGCCCACACCTCATCGTACAGCCGGGCGTTCTCTATCGCCGTGGCCGCCATATTGGCGATGAGCTGGCACTGCTGAATCTCCTCCGGGGAGAAGCGCCGGGGTTCCGCCAGGCTTTCCAGCGTGATGACACCCGTCACCTCATCCCGCACGATCAGCGGCACCACCAGCACGGAGCGCGGCCGGCGCACTTTCCAGAGCGCGCCCAGATCACGCGTCCCTTGTTCGACTGTCATATCCTCTATGCAGACCACGCCCTTCTCTTCCAGCACGCGGGACAGCACGGCATCGCTGGCCAGCGGCACGCGGAAGATCGGGGCCGGCTCCTCGCCTGGTCGGTAATGCTCTGCCGCAATCCGGCCGAACTCTCGCTCGGGGTCAAACAGCAGGACCGCACTGCGGTCCACCTGGAAGAGGCGCGCTACTTCATCCACCACGGTCTGCAGGATGCGGCGCGGTTCCAGGGAGGAGCTGATGGCCTGGCCGACCTGGAGCATGGCCTCAGCCGCCTCGGCGCGCCGGCGCTCCAGCTCGAACAGCCGGCGGTTCTCGATGGCGATGGCCGCCTGGCCGGCGAAGGTCTCCAGCGCCTCGATGGTGGCAGGATCGGGGAGCCGGCGGTCGCGCGGGTCATCCACGCTCAGGATGCCCAGCAACTGCTGGTTCTTGCCCCACAGCGGCACCAACAGCATGTCGTCGGGATGCCATTCCCCTTCGACAGTGGGCAGGCCGGCGCGCGGCGAGGTATACACGTGCAGTTCCGCCCCCCACTCATGAAAGCGCTGATGGGGGAAGAAATAGGACTGGTCCCCGATGCGGTATTCTTCCTTCAGCAGGGAGAGGATTTTCGCCAGGGGCTGGCGCACCTTTTTCAGCTCTTCGAAAACCTGGAGTGGCAGGCCAGCCGCGGCCACCCGCTCCAGCGCCGGCGGGTCGCCGGCAGTCACGCTGAACATGACGATGTTGAAACCGACCGATTCCTGGATGGCATAGGCGGCATCCTCCAACAGCTCTTCCAGCGGCCGGTCACTGCGGGCTTCCTGAGCGATGTGGAAGAGGTGGGAGAGCTGTTCGGCCCGCCGGCGCAGGGCCTCGCGCTGGCGCACCAGCTCCTCATAGCGCCAGGCACTGCCGACCGCAATGGAGGCCTGGGCGGCCAGCATTCTGCCGAACTCCACCTCGCTCTCGGCGAAGAGGGGCGGCACCGCCCGCTCCAGGAGCAACACCCCCACCACCTGTCCGGTGTACTCAATCGGGACGGCGAGGATGCCCGTGCCGTCCGCATCCTCTCCCGTGTGGGGATGGCCTGTGTGCAACGCCGGCGCCACCGCCGGATGGTGGGGCAGTTCCTGGGCCAGCGCCGGCAGGGCTTCCTCCTCCCAGCCGGCATGGGCCAGGAGCTGATAGGACGTGCCGGCGGAGTCCTTCAGCAGGATACAGCCGCGCCGCGCCCCCAGCGTCAGCACCGCCTCCTCCAGCACCTTATCCATCAGGTGTTGAAGGTCCAGCGTGGTGCTCAGCTCCTGGCTGATGCGCTGGATGGCCTCCAGTTGGATAATTCTCTGGCGCAGTTCCGCCTCCGCCGGCGTCTGCGCCCCCGCTTTCTGCCGGATCACTCCATCCCTCACGCAGATTCTGACGCTTTGCGCCGCGCCTCGGCGGCCGCCTCCGTGATCTCGCGGATGTCGGAGAAGGGCAGGGTCTTATCCGTGATGATGCCGATGGCCAGCGACATGAGCGGCTCCTGGCGCCGGCGCCCCTCGGCATCCTCCAGCAGGAGATAGCCGCGCTCGCGGTCCTGGAAGGAATAGAAGGAGCCGATGCCCTCGGCGAACTTGGCGCTGAGCTGTTCGGCCAGGAGGGCCGGCCGGCCGCCGAAGGTCACCACGATGAAATCGCTCCCACCCACATGCCCCACGAAGTCCTGCGGGGTGCCGTGCTCATTGATGACCTCGGTGATGACCATGGCGGCGAAGCGGAGCACGTCGTCGCCGGCGACAAAGCCGTAGGCGTCC
Above is a genomic segment from Anaerolineae bacterium containing:
- a CDS encoding alpha/beta hydrolase produces the protein MSAIVIDGKLVHYEAVGRGKPVVFLHGWLGSWRYWMHTMEELSSRCRCYAFDFWGFGDTERRPPYSDLNDFVMQLDAFLEDMGIWRFSLIAHGLGAVVGARFAGLFPQRIERFMAVSLPIAPAMLNRKALVSGGKGLFGLFGYRWNEYPELAGELAKTDPQVVEQTLDALEDVDIPAALSLLDMPVLLVYGRKDPMVKPLDESLIHPERYNTRVIHFDVARHFPMLEERSKFIRLMKDFFEAGDDLRSLELKQEWRRRTR
- a CDS encoding response regulator, whose amino-acid sequence is MSDVILVVEDERDIRELIAFTLRFGGLNVEEANDGESGIAKARALQPRLILMDVRMPRMTGFEACEKLKTYPETRDIPIVFLSAKGQAAEIQRGMELGAVAYILKPFAPDELLQQVKDLLAKLGSPAA
- a CDS encoding GAF domain-containing protein, with amino-acid sequence MIRQKAGAQTPAEAELRQRIIQLEAIQRISQELSTTLDLQHLMDKVLEEAVLTLGARRGCILLKDSAGTSYQLLAHAGWEEEALPALAQELPHHPAVAPALHTGHPHTGEDADGTGILAVPIEYTGQVVGVLLLERAVPPLFAESEVEFGRMLAAQASIAVGSAWRYEELVRQREALRRRAEQLSHLFHIAQEARSDRPLEELLEDAAYAIQESVGFNIVMFSVTAGDPPALERVAAAGLPLQVFEELKKVRQPLAKILSLLKEEYRIGDQSYFFPHQRFHEWGAELHVYTSPRAGLPTVEGEWHPDDMLLVPLWGKNQQLLGILSVDDPRDRRLPDPATIEALETFAGQAAIAIENRRLFELERRRAEAAEAMLQVGQAISSSLEPRRILQTVVDEVARLFQVDRSAVLLFDPEREFGRIAAEHYRPGEEPAPIFRVPLASDAVLSRVLEEKGVVCIEDMTVEQGTRDLGALWKVRRPRSVLVVPLIVRDEVTGVITLESLAEPRRFSPEEIQQCQLIANMAATAIENARLYDEVWAFSRQLELRVEERTRELRRERDRVQALYRIARELSSSLDLHRVMHQALKLLQEAVGATEGLILLTDERTPYLVIRAAIGRPTPIPREGQVTQLRRDQGLAGWVITQRKPTIVPDTTRDERWVHLEGTPNPPRSALAVPLQAGEDVLGALFLFHDQLDYFNDGHLTLVTAAASQVASAINNATLYRLITEQAERLGTMWRQQREEASRNEAILRSIADGVLVNDVHGRVILMNSAAERILEARAETALGQDVRNFFAAAEPEGRQRAIDSVNAMLKAGQPPQVVQTQLEIGGRIISTNIAPVLTEQGELLGLVTVLRDITREVEADRAKSEFVSTVSHELRTPMTSIKGYTDLLVMGAVGELNETQQRFLKIIQENANRLTSLINDLLDISRIETGRIELNMTPVDLGELIRSVAASMAGQAAQNGLTLEAHVDEDLPLTMADKDRLTQVLVNLVGNAILYTDAGGRVDIRARPVESAVVVEVADTGIGIPKEDLGKIFDRFYRGESERVQQCQGTGLGLAIVKSFVEMHGGRIWVESEPGRGSTFTFTLPVRDVVVKPPAQSLTSPADKGHMEGTS